The genomic stretch TACTCGGAACTTCGGCAATAAAATAACCAAGGAAAAAAATACCAGCGCCTAAGCCAAATATCGTTTGAGTAATGCCAATTGCATCATTCATATGCAAGGCGGCAAAGCCGATATTTGTTCTGTCTAAAAATGCCATTACAAACAGAATAATAAGAAAAGGAATAATTCTTTTTGAAATACGTTGAATGGTTTGCTCTTCTAAAGCAGATTTAGCTTGAATATCTTCCATAATACTGTCTCACTTTAATTAGCTATCTCAGCTATTAATTCCTGGGTATCTTCAATATGCGCCCGGATGATGCTTTCAAAATTCTTATCCGCTTTGAAACCGAGTGATTCAGCATATTCAGCTTTAACTCGCACTGGCCAACTTTTCACAATACGTTGAATCGTTTTATCTTCTTGCCACTGGACGAGATCTACCGCAGATTTTCCTGCAATTTTTTCTAGGGCTTTCAGCATTTGCTGAACGGTCACCGTTAAACCAGGTAATGGAATAATGCGCTGATCGGATAACTGATCCGGAGAAATAACCGCTGCATGAATCATTGAGTCGATACAGCGACGTGGAGAGGTGATAAATACTGGCGTATCAGCCTGGACAGGACAAACCGCGGGCTCACCTTTGAGCGGTTCACGAATGATTGAACTAAAAAATGTTGAAGCAGCTTTATTGGGCTTACCGGGACGAACAACAATTGTAGGTAAACGTAATACTCGCCCATCAATGAAGCCTTTACGTGAGTAATCTGAAACAAGTAATTCACCTACTGCTTTTTGCATGCCGTAGGACGATTTAGGTGTGACGACAGTGTCATCTGTAACTACTTCTGGTAGAGCACCTCCAAATACAGCGCAACCGCT from Acinetobacter lwoffii encodes the following:
- the denD gene encoding D-erythronate dehydrogenase codes for the protein MNILITGGTGFIGKQIARKILELGTITLDGQAAQSVEKIILFDAFAGEDTPEDPKIQVVIGDITDKEQVLEITKNVDVIWHLAAVVSSAAEADFDLGMEVNLYGLLTLLESVRQHGIKPRFIFASGCAVFGGALPEVVTDDTVVTPKSSYGMQKAVGELLVSDYSRKGFIDGRVLRLPTIVVRPGKPNKAASTFFSSIIREPLKGEPAVCPVQADTPVFITSPRRCIDSMIHAAVISPDQLSDQRIIPLPGLTVTVQQMLKALEKIAGKSAVDLVQWQEDKTIQRIVKSWPVRVKAEYAESLGFKADKNFESIIRAHIEDTQELIAEIAN